Part of the Lycium ferocissimum isolate CSIRO_LF1 chromosome 6, AGI_CSIRO_Lferr_CH_V1, whole genome shotgun sequence genome, ATCGTAGTCTTCaacatgtgtttacccagagagttcttaattctaggcagcgccgatggatggagctcctaaaGGACTAcgacatctctattctgtatcatcccgaGAAAGCCAATGTgatggctgatgccttgagtcgcaaggcagagAGTATGAGgcgtttagctcgattgattgttaCCGAGCGTctgttggccatggaggtttaGACTCTGGCCAACAATTTCGTTCGCCTCGATATTTCAGCCCCgggcaggattttggcttgtatagagaTGAGGTCTtctttattggatcggatcaggACTCATTAGTTAGCTGACGCTCCGTTTAGaaagattcgagatagagttttgaggggtgaggccaaggaggccgtgattgatttttagggcattttgaggattagaGGGCtcgtgtgcgttcctcgtgttggtaaTTTGATTCTGTTGATCTTgtctgaggctcatagctctcgctattacattcatccgggggcgactaagatgtaccgagacttgagacagcactattgatggcgtcggatgaagagagatatagttgactttatggctaagtgtgggaattgtcagcgggtaaagtatgagcaccggTGACCCGGtggggtgcttcagaggataCCCATCCCCGAGTGAAAAAATGGgtgaggattaccatggatgtagtcacgggtcttccgaagacccttggcaagtttgattccattttggtgatagttgatcggttgactagcccgctcactttgttccacTTCAGGTTTCCTATAAcacggagaagttagccaacaTATACATTCgagatattgtgagattacattgggttcctatttctattgTATCTGATCGGGACACTATCTTCACTTCCAATTTTTGGAGGGcgtttcatgaggagttggggtacccgattggattttagtacagctttccatccccagaccgatggccagtccgagtggaccattcaggtgctcgaggatatgttgagagtgTATGTTATTggttttggtggtcattggaaTCAGCACTTGCCTTTGgtagagtttgcatacaataatagttatcatttaAGCATtggcatggcgccttttgaggctttgtatggtaggagatgtagatctccggttgGATGGTTCGATGGGTTTGAGGCTCGGCCTTGGAGTACAGATTTGTTGAGAGAgccccttgatagagtgagggTTATTCAGGCCAAACTTTTGCTGTACTTTTGCCAACTCAAAGTCAGCAAAAGATGTATGCAGATCGAAAGGTTCgagatttgaagtttgctattggtgaccaagttctattgaaggtttcagaGAACTAGTAAATATTAAACACGGGAAGTACCAGTTTGGGGTAGGATACAAGCCATGTCTAGCAGAAGAAGAGGAAGCAGATATAGACCGAGAGGTCCTGTTGAAATGAGAAAACCATTCCCCCATCTCTACCAATCCTTCACTACATGCCCATTGAGCCACAACGGCAAAGATCCAGAAGAGGGTTTGAGGTCGGTGTTCTAGGAAGGAGAATATGCGGCCATCATTGAAGAATGCTTTGAAGCATCAGAGATTCGCCCTGCTGAACCAGGAGAGACAACATGCGGATGGACTTCTACCCCATTGTTCACTCTGCGTAATAATACAAAGgccacaaataatgtcatgacatgttacgaAGCAAGTGAAAATGACAATGAACAAAATGACGATCAATAAGAAGAGACAGCTAAATCGGAGGGGTTAATAGATGTtgaagaagaatatgagaacAGACCCACACCAAACCTAGAGGAAACAGAAGCAGTTAGTCTAGGAAGTGAGGAGTTGGTAAGGGAGACAAGAATAAGTGTGCACTTAACGGTAGCCGAGAATGAAGGATATCAAAACCTACTGAAAGAGTATGAGGATGTTTTCGCTTGGTCATACGCCGATATGCCGTGTCAGAGTATGAATATTGTTGCCCACAGGTTGCCAATCCTCGAAGGGTTCGCCCGAGAAAACGTAAAATCGGGCGACCTAAGCCTAAGGTCAGCATTCGAATTAAAGAAGAGGTAGAAAAACAGATTCAGTCAGGGGTCGTTAATGTGACACCATACCCGACATGGTTAGCAAACATAGTTCTGgtaccaaagaaagatggaaaaATAAGGATTTGCATGGATTACCCTGATCTCAACCACGCTAGCCCAAAGGATAACTTCCCGCTCCCAAATATTCACATACTCATTGATAACTGCGCCAAGCATGACGTATAATCTTTTGTGGATTGCTACTCAGGCTATCATCAAATATTaatggatgaagaagatgctCAAAAAACGGCATTCATCACACCGTGGGGAGTGTATCATTACCGGGTAATGCCTTTCAGACACAAGAATGTCGGCGCTACTTACATAAGGGCAATGACCGCcgtctttcatgatatgatgcacaAAGAAATTGAGGTGTACGTGGACGACGTCATCATCAAATCCCGAGTAGGTGAGGACCACCTCGAACATTTACGGAGATTCTTTGACAGACTCCGCAAatacaatttgaagttgaatcctGCAAAATGTGCATTTGGAGTGCCCGCTGGAAAATTACTAGGGTTCCTAGTCAGTCGTCGGGGTATCGAGTTGGATCCCaccaagatcaaagcaatccaagagCTACCACCTCCTAGAATAAAGAAAGAGGTCATAAGCTTCTTAGGAAGACTGAATTACATCGGGCGCTTCATTACCCAATCCATAATGATTATAGAACCACTCCTCAAGCTTCTCAAGAAAGATGCTCCAACCAAATGGACAGAAGACTGTCAGAAAGCTTTTGACACAATCAAAAGATACCTATAAATCCACCTGTCTTGGTCCCGCTAAGGCCAGGAAGTCCTTTGCTGCTATACATGTCAGTATCAAAAAATGCCTTTGGATACATGTTGGCCCAAAACGATGAGACAGGCAAGAAGGAGAGGGTCATCTATTACATCAGTAAAAATTTCACACCTTGCGAATCCAGATACTCTTTGGTGGAAAAGACGTGCTGCGCTCTAACCTGGGTGTCTCAGAAGTTGAGACACTATATGGCTGCCTACACGACTCATTTGATTTCAAGATTGGATCCGCCAAGGTACATCTTTCGCCAACCCATGCCCATAGGGAAGCTGGTAAATGGCAAATGCTTTTAAGTGAGTTCGACATCCAGTACGTCGCGCAAAAAGGCGCTCAAAGGCCGCATTGGCGTACTAATTGGTGAGCCAGTAGATGACAATCCAGTACCTTTATGGACTTATTTCCCAAATGAAGAAATAATGACAATTGAGGGTAAAGATGAACCAGGATGGAAAGTATACTTTGATTGAGTAGTCAATTTTAAGGGATCAGGAATCGAAGCCGTATTGGTTTCAGACTAAGGCTAATATTATCCAGTGGCGGCCAAATTAAGTTTCAATTGCACTAACAACATAGCTGAATATGAAGCCTGTGTCTTGGGTCTACGTTTAGCTCTCGACATAGATGTAAAAAAGCTTCTGGCAATTGGCGACTCAGATTTGCTAATCCACTAAGTTTGAGGAGAGTGAgccaccaaaaatgaaaagatcataCCATACGTCAGACTTGTACAAAGATTGGCAGATCGTTTCCAAGAAGTCAAGTTCAAACATATACCAAGAACTCAAAATGAGTTTGTCGACGCTTTGGCAACAATAGCATCCATGATCCAAAGATCCTGACAGTAGATACATTGATCCTgtcaaaattgaaattaaagatTAGCCAGCCCACTGTGCTTTTGTAGAAGCTGAGTTTGATGGAAAGCCTTGGTATATTCACATTAAAATGTTCTTAGAGAAAGGAGAATATCCCGAAGGAATCACCTTGAATCAGAAGAGGACTATCAGGAAATTGGCAAATGGCTTTTTCCCTAACAAGAATGTCCTTTACAAAAGAACTCCAGATTTGGGATTGCTTAGGTGTGTTGATTCTTTTGAAGCCACAAAATTAATTGAAGAGGTGCATACTGGAACCTACGGGCCCCATATGAACGGGTTCGTACTAGcaaagaaaattttgagaaTAGGTTATTACTAGATGACCATGGAAAATAACTACAGCAGGTTTGTCCAAAAGTACAACAAGTGTCAGATTCATGGAGACTTGATAAAAGTCCCTCCAACAAAACTAGATGCTATGACATCACCTTGGCCATTCGCCGCTTAAGGCATGGATGTCATAGGACCAATTGAGCCAGCGGCGTCAAACAAACATCATTTCATCTTGGTTgccatagactacttcaccaagtgggtggaagtaGCATCTTATTCATCAGtgacaaagaaagtggtcaCGGACTTTGTGcgcaacaacatcatatgccgaTTTGGCATCCCAGAatcaatcataacagacaatgaGGCTAGCCTAAATAGCCACTTGATGAGAGACATGTGTGCGCAGTTCCGGATCACCCACCGGAATTCAACCGCATATCGACCACAAATGAATGGGGTTGTAGAAGccgccaacaaaaacatcaagaaaatccTCTGAAAGATGATTGATAACTACAAAGATTGGCATGAACAATTGCCTTATGCATTGCTGGGATACCGTACTATGGCCAGGACCTCAACTGGAGCCACTCCATACTTGTTGGTGTATGGCACCGAAGCGGTGATACTAGCTGAAGTAGAAATCCCTTCACTTCGGATAATACAAGAAGCTGAGTTGGACGATGCGGAGTGGATCCGTAAAAGGTATGAGCAATTGGCTCTGATAGATGAAAAGAGGATGATCGCTATTTGCCAGGGTCAACTATACCGGCAAAAGAATGGCGCGTGCTTTCAACAAGCGTGTGAGAACTAGGGTGTTTCAAATTGGGCAATTGGTACTCAAACGAATATTCCCTAATCACAAAGAATACAAAGGGAAGTTTGCACCAAACTGGCAAGGGCCCTATATGGTACGAAAAGTGCTATCAAGAGGAGCCGTAGTGCTTGCTGAAATGGATGGTCAAGAGTGGCCAAAAGCGATAAATTCAGATGCCATCAAAAGATACTacgtgtgaagaagaagatgactacGAGGATTCAAAGTTTCCATAGTTTAGGTGTTCTTAAGTTTCATTTCCCTTTATGTGTAATTTTGCATTTCTGTTAGaaaaccaaatccaaaattatgtacGAACTACGCAAGGACCTGATTCCCTGTACTTATAAGGGGATATGTAGGCGTTTTTCCAAGGTTGATCGCTTTAACAcaaaaaatctaaaattatgtattttgaaCTACGTTACAACCTGATTCCCacttgggatacgtaggcgctcgtTCGAGTTCGGTCTCCCAAGGAAAATTCTAATATGTTTACCCTGAACTACATTTCGACCTGATTCTCGaaacgggatacgtaggcgctctcccGAGCTCGGTCATTCCAAACAAAATTTCCAATAAACCTTAGGAAACTTTAGAAATAATTCAGCAAGAAAACGATAAAGGTAACCCCACAaggaaactggggcagaatttttgagaaagatctcaaaaattcctcaaGTGCGGCGAAATCAAGGAATGACAAGTACACACTTACACTGAGGCaaaatttttgagagggtctcaaaaattctttCGACATAACGAAACTAGGGTTCGTATATGGACATATACGAACCGGGGCAAAATTTTCGAAAAGGATTTGAAAATTTTCACGAGTCGAtaccaagaagaagaagaagaagaagagacggGAGTCCTTGCTTGAGTaactaatgtcatgacattaaaagggcatatataaaatattattttcaaaacatatatgcatatatcttCAAAAGAAAATCATCGCGCAAAAACTTTCCTAAAGGAAGAACAAaagattttaaggaaaatgagcATCCTTTCCTACAAGATATGAGCGGAAGAAGTCCATACGTAGGAAAGGCGATCGACCATATAGGAAACTGACaaatttttctgtggatgcaggaGCAAACAAGCATGGATGTTTTACACTAACGCGTTTGCTAGAATGTTTTAAACAGGATAGCGATGACAAGCAAAGCAAAGAAAAAAGTTCCAAGGATGGAAGCACAAAGAGTGGGCAAAAGGATAACGAAGTCCGTCCCAAGTGAAATTCCCATTACACTAACGAGTTTGTTCATTTTGCAGAGCacaattatttttacaaaataaaaactttaaaaGACTACTGGGAGATATAATCACGGTATCAAAAGCCGGGTTTCCactaagaaaaaatatttttggatcaAGGTATTGAGACCCCGGCCTAGACGTTGCATAGCTTGCCTTGATACATTGGCTGAGTGGAcgtccaaaaattcaaaaatttaaaatgatgcGTTGATAGCGGGATCGAATGCCGTTACTCACAATCAAGTCTAGTCCTTTTAGAAGATGTAAATCCTGTCGACGGGCGGGTATTCTTCCCCGGAGTCAAAAAGGGAAGGTGTAAGTCTTGCCACCAaggtaagcttcattcctcaaaATGACGATATGGATTAAGAGACAACGTGCCGAAGGGACTGAGTCGCCgtccatatatatagccaaaaattGGTAGCGTAATTCCGAGCTTGATGTCCGCAATTgttgaaatacgaatgtgattcctacGTCAAGATTTGCGGTCGCTATTGCAGTCTATTTCAAGTTAACCTAATCATGGTTCAGGGGTAGTGgtagtcatgagaaaaggctcCGCCTTTGAATGTGCCGTAGTTAACTTGAAAATTCTGAATAAATGTTGTAATTTTGGACACAGGGGTTAGTGGTCATCATAAAGGAATATGATCCTGCACTCTGATAAGCAGTCTACATTTAGGTATTTTTGACTCTAGGTGATGTTAGACCAACTGGTATACCGCGGTTACCATATATGGATAACTGGATGATGTGATGCCAAATTTTCGAGGGTAGTGGACGtcgtaagaaacaaaaatggcCCCACACAAGAGAACATGGTTTTCATGATTGACATATCAAGTTACGAAAATGACAACCGGACTGGGGTGTGTAGGTTCACAAAAATGCGTTATAGCCCGACCCAGATCCCAACAGAAGTTACCATTTGAACGATGGAAACATCGGACGACGACAAAAAAAAAGTCGGTCGAAGTATCGTGATTATTATCCAGAGTAGAttgttttcaaagaaaatatacacaaaaacaCACACTACAGGAGAAAGGAAGAAGACGAATAAACATCTGCAAAAGGACGAATGTAACAGTAAAGGAtgacaacaatgacaacaaaaTGGCGAAACACCACACAGGTATgcctatattaaaaattaaaattttaaagactAACACACAGGACTCAGCATTTGGAGAagagctgtcacgacccaaccggagggccgcgacgggcacccagtgctaacccacccgggcacctcttatcatactttcacatttacatctaggtgagccacatagctaaatcatactttccatccattattcatactaattccattgggcaacaattcaTTTGTATCATCATCGacaactatgcccacaacaatatacataagccgacgaggctaacaaaatgatatccaaaatataggccgacaaggccaaatacatctaatcATAtgcacatgtctacgagcctctaaggagagtatgtcatatcatataggcaggacaggaccccgccatgcctataaatatgtacacaaaagaataaataccaaaagctgtaactccgaatgaaatagagctccgctatgtagttcctgagtaataaagctatggatcaagcctgtcaccctggccacctgcgggcatgacgcagcgttcacaaataaaaggacgtcagtacgaagaatgtactgagtatgtaaagcatgatcaacattattatgaaagcataatagacaacataagaaatagcatatgatgggagatagtagtatcatcgcCACAAACGCTTACTTGCTGTTCATAGGgactttcatttctaatgcgtgattgtgtacatacatccatatccatatcccTATCTGTATTCATATCCGTgctcatttacatttcgtatccattttcgtattcatactcatttacacTTTCATtcccatattcatattcataatcgtattcatattcatattcataattcatttacatagtcatattcatagcatacccgaccatgaaggatcggtgtttcacataccggccatggcaaggctcggtgagtaTACATAACTAGCCCCgccaaggctcggggttatccgtacgcatatatatatatatagtggtgcgcgcgcattatatatatatatattctacccggccatataagctcggggtttcataatagttatacatatatacacatatacataggagctcataatcatctttgacatcattaccatcatggttcattacatctatccctagaggattactcatcatataaagaatttagtacaatcgtaacataccgagaatcatgagcttagtagcctttaaagatagaatcatttggaagacatcataggctcatagaagagtAGATATTttgccaaggaaccatgccttatgaaagaagggttacccttacatacctttccgttcaactattctaccACTTGCACGTTCCcattcaatgctcacgtttctaccttcattagagttatactatcattagaaaatcgatagcttagcatacatgactaaagatagaaaaaaaatggacagcatctcttttatttatacaaattcctccatatcatatatcaactcccaaccatcaataataacattcacaacatcataacaatagtctttattcacctacattatccttacttctcaattcacttccaatcatccatagccatggtcatagcacacgattacattcattcatatacaatatctatcccatgttcttaacatcatttataacataaccataatcacaacatatcaagaatcatgactcaatccaagctattactcaaaaatgacactattcccacattcatgacccattttctatatccttctacaatccaagtgtttcaacttctcaataccttaaacaacatggaaataccataaaaattaccttagatggtgtaagaatgaaccttgggtggaaacacttcacttgagcaaaccctagtttcacctttactcggattccttgtcttggatgaactttaatgggtttcttacacttgattcacttggtttgatgaagttgatcactaatatctcttgaattcttgtgggagaagtgtggagaaatgttctagagagaaggggtatgaaggagaaatgaaatgaaataacttggaccccttattaataatactcaAATCTGTCCCGTTCattttctacggaccaacatacggtccgtataaatttcaCTGACCATATGTCttgccgtagatttggtccagtgaggctggccatctgggctgattatacggccaaacatacggccagtatgttgggccgtataatgcccagttcttccgaactcattctcatcgactcgtttgatctccaatccttatggaaccttcttaacacttgtttatcacctcgttaacaatctaagggatgttataactcttctccaaagcatcattaaatcattatTAACatgttactcataaatcctttccgatacatatcgtatgccttgccttctcttggcaaactttctcctcttacctcgaatgtctttgaaatcttaattagggtcatcaaatgtcattcgttacttattgaaataccatatacttcgtgctcttcattagtctattcactgtgcatcaacgaaaattttttcgaggtgtaacatccttccccccttaagaacattcgtcctcgaatgttaagtcctcAAGGATTGTATAAatatttcgccagagtttcccctataatatggaactaccatcctgtcacaacagcccataataacaatgcctcacagggccaccacataatagcaatagagtttggccacacacgacccaaatgcataaaaaggaaaacatacataccttatgatcttgatgtctcatctttgATCTCtttcgggggctgaaataagtgcgggtacttggatttcatagtttcttccgcttcccatgtcatctcttctcggatATTGTTTCTctacaaaaccttaactgaggccacttctttgtttctaagcctttgtacttgcctatctaatatggcaatgggtacctcttcataagtcaacttttctttcacttgaacatcatttactggcacgatcctagtaggatctccaacacatttacgaagcatcgagacatgaaaaactgggtgaacttactccaaatcaggaggtagatctaacttgtaagccactttgcctaccttgcgcacaatctcataaggcccaatgtaccggggactaagctttcccttcttatcaaatctcataacgcccttcattggcgacacctttaggaatacccaatctttaacttggaactctaagtcccttcgacgattatccgcataggacttttgacgactttgggctgctaatagtcgaccttgtatgagcttaactttttctatggcttgctggaccaagtctggccctatcaatttagtctctcctgcttcaaaccacccaattggggatctacactttcgcccatataaagcctcatacggagccatttggatgctagaatgataagtattattataagcaaattcaataagtggtaagtgatcatcctaattacctccaaaatctaacatacatgcccgtaacatatcctcgagggtctaaatggtacgttcagcttgtccattagtctgcggatgaaatgtcgtgctaaggctcatatgagtccccaaaccctcttggaaggacttccaaaaattagctgtaaactgagtgcctctatCAGAGATGATagatactgggacaccatgaagtcgcactatctctttaacataaatctttgcataatcttctgccacatatgtagttctgactggtaagaaatgagctgacttcgtgagtctatccacaatcacccatatagagtcatacttacgtcgagaacgggacaagcctgtaatgaagtccatgttaattacttcccacttccaagttggaatttctatagcttgcaacaatccgctcGGCTTTTGGTACTCGATTTTCAGTTGTTaacagttgggacattgagctacgaatttcgCTATATCCtgcttcatcccattccactaATATACGgatttgagatcatgatacattttttttgctccggggtggacagaataacgagaacaatgagcttctctcaatatttggtggcgtaaacctgccacatcaggaacacataatctgccttggCATCGAAGAACTCCATCTCCTGggatctcaaatgatgacttctccttttgagggagtgtatctctgtaatgcattagcatgggatcttcgtattgtcgctctttcacttccattactagcgacgagactgctgaattctgaatggtagttcccctgctacttgagtccactactcgaactcctaggctagctaactcgccggagctcacgagccatttctcttttctccggtagtacatcacacaaacttcccatgatctacggctaagagcatcagccacaacatttgcctttccgggtgatgtaggatatcaacatcataatcttttagcaattccaaccattgtcgttgccgcaaattcaactcttttttgcttgaagatatatcttggctcttgtgatctgtgtaaatatccacatgaacaccatacaagtaatgtctccacatctttaatgcatgaatcactgcagccaattcaaggtcatgggttggataattttcctcatgttttcgtaattgccttgaagcatacgcaatcaccttaccatgttgcatcaacacacagcctagcccaatgcctgaagcatcgcaataaacaacataaccttctaatccttctggaagtgtcaggactggggcagaactcaatctatcttttagctcttggaaactacgttcacaagcatctgtctattgaaactttgctgatttctgggtcagctttgtgagtggtgcagaaatagaagaaaagccttctacaaacttcctgtaataacctgctaagcccagaaaactacgaacctccgtaggagttgtgagCCTTGGCCaggtcttcacggcctcaatcttttggctatctacccgaataccatcggctgaaacaatgtgccccaagaatgccattgagttcaaccaaaactcgcacttagaaaatttcgcaaacaactctcgagtttgaagaactctaaggacagtacgcaaatgatccgcatgttctgcctcggatctagaatacaccaagatatcatcaatgaatacaatcacaaataaatctaggaagggcctgaacatatcgttcatcaaatccataaacactgccggtgcattagttagtccaaatgacatcacccggaactcaaaatggccatatcttgttctgaaggctgtcttagggatatctttctccctaactctcacttgatgatacccggacctcaaatctatctttgaaaaccatttgacaccttgtaattgatcaaataagtcatcaatcctcggaagaggatatttattcttaatcgtcaccttattcaattgccgatagtcaatgcacattcgcaaggagccatcttctttctgacaaacaatacgggtgctccccacggggatgaactaagcctaataaagcctttctcaagcaagtctttcaattgctccttcaactctttcaattctgcgggggccattctataaggtggaatagatataggtttggtgcctggcaacacatcaatagcaaaatcaatctcccgctcgggagggaggcctggTGACTCTTCCGGAaacacatccgaaaattcattcaccaaGGGGACTGAatgaagagttggcggttcagcttctacatcttgaacctaaactagatgataaatgcaaccttttgtgatcattttccttgccttgaggtaggaaataaacctaccttttggtaatgcagtattccctttccattctaaaactggttctcccagaAACTGGAAACGAACAATTTTCAtcctacaatcaacattggcataacaagaagccaaccaattcatgcccataataacatcaaaatccaccatttttaactcatgtaagtcaaccaCAGTATGATGGTaacaaatcacaactatacaacttttatatactcggctagctattaccgattcaccaactggtgta contains:
- the LOC132061404 gene encoding uncharacterized protein LOC132061404, whose product is MIDNYKDWHEQLPYALLGYRTMARTSTGATPYLLVYGTEAVILAEVEIPSLRIIQEAELDDAEWIRKRVNYTGKRMARAFNKRVRTRVFQIGQLVLKRIFPNHKEYKGKFAPNWQGPYMVRKVLSRGAVVLAEMDGQEWPKAINSDAIKRYYV